CCTTTACGTGGAAAAAAACTAAACTATTCCAACTTTTGATCAAATGATAGAGCTGCAGAAATGGAAGCTCCATGGGTCAAGATGGCACTCAATTGCCATAATGCAAGGATATTCCTTCAAGTGAAACCACCACATTGCCTCCCAGTTTCTCTGCAAGTGTTATACGGTCCTGAATTTCATCTAATCCATTAACTTGCCATTCATGTTTAATACCTGAAAAACAGAAAATATAGTCAAACTATTGTTACACTTACACCAACTAAATTAAGAACTGAAAACATGTTTAAAATTTTAACCTGTAAATTTCCTTTTAATAGCATCCTTTGAGCTAGCATATATCATCTTGCTTTTAAGGGATGCCCTTTCTGGAGCCCTACAAGAAACAAATAAAAATGATGAACGGTAATAGCCATTGTTATGACGGTGTTTGAACAACTATGAAACCAGTCAATGCATATCTTCAATACCACAGGAGCCTTAAACGGAAAGCCAAATTTTCTCTTGATCACATACCAGAATATAAATACCAAATCTTCTTTCTTGGATTCTTTTGTCTCATATGTAGCATCATACAAAGCGTAACGACAGTCGGTCTGAGGTAGCAACTGAACGAAAGATGTGTAGGGATCCTGCACAGTTTCTCCAATTTCACCCACCAAAATCTCTTTGGCTGCCTCCACAATTATCTGTTTTTTATCATCACTAAGGCAGAATAATattgctttctttctttttttgacTTCTTCTGGTGATGACGATTTTCTTACTTTCATGTCATTGAAGACTTTAATAACTTCATCATGTACTGTTACTCCAGAGGCCTATTTGAAAATAAAAAAAATAAGTGAGCACTTCTCAAATATTTTGCAGCATTCCTAACATGGCACAGAAATGAGCAACCCAAtcttaagaatttttttttaaaaaccctgtgATTAACAAAAAAGTCCATCTTTCCCTCACTTTAAAATAAAGCACTTAGTAGTGTTTACATGAAAATGGACAGCAGCCACCTTGCATCTCTCTACACTGTGCAAGTTGAGGCTCCAGTGCCAGAAAGGAGCATCACTTGCAATGATGCAGTGGATTCTGACAAATTACAGCAAATTGTGGTATGCGACAGAGGGGGGGAGCCTCTGAGCTCAATGTTGTAACAAAAGAACCCAACTACAGGCTCATCTGCTCTTCCAGCATCAAAGACATGTATTGAAGTTGTTGGGATAGAGACAATCGACATTTAAGAAAAACACGACTCACCTGGAAACCGACAAGAGTAAAACTCAGAAAAAAACAGACAGCAGCAAAATATTTTTCATTTAAGAATAAATGACGAAGGAGCATTCTCTTCGACTCTGGGGCTATTGTGCATTATCCCACCTCCCACTGCCCCAAGTTTCGCCCGAATCAGATGTTGACGTATTTACATAAAAAAAGGACAAATAAAACCGGCCAACGTTTCAGAAATTGAGCAGAGCCGTCGCTGCGAGCTCTGGACCAGGGAGATTCGGACATTTCCAGGTTAATCTCTCCTTTGGAGCTGCAAGCCAATTCCAGGCGCCGCTTCTCGACCCTGTCGGAAAGGTGCTCagagcaacaacaaaaaaaaaagataattaaaTGCCCACGGCCAGGGGACTATGGGCAGGGATCCGTTTCCAACAGATTTCGGCACCATCTCCCCTCCCGTTAAAACGTGCCGAGCGAGGTCTTTGCCCCGTCATGGCTGCCGTCTCCTCGGCACCAGGCAccgacccccacccccgtcccgaaTCCAATTAATAAAACGGGGTAGATTAGGCTAAacgagggaggggagtgaagaggCGCAAAGGCTGGGTACCAAAACTCGCCTCACTAACCTGCCGCTAAGCCATCACCAGTGTTCAGTTTGGCGGCAGCGGGCGCCGGGCTGGCCAGCATGCGGAGAGACGCGAAGCCGGCACCGTGTGTCCTGCCGGCCAGGCGGGCGGGCCACCGCCACTCACTGCAGCAGCTAAAATTAGGTTAAAATGGCCGCTGCGAGCGAGGTGCCGGCACCCCGAGACCTCCACTCCAAAAGCCGGGGTGCTCCACAGAGGGGGCAAATTCAATCATTGGGAAGGCGGGGGATTACAGGTTGGCCCCGCGGTGGTATTTGCGTCGAGGCGTGGAGCAGCTGCTTGAGGTGTCCCTTACCATGGCGGGCGAGCGGCTGCACTGACGATGAGAAACGCTCGCACGGCAGCGCTCAACACTCGACCGTTACTTCAGCTGCAGGGAGcgtgggggttgggcgggggggggggggaggaggaggctggGCTCGACCATTTGCAGGGCTCCGGGAGGGGATGGAAGGGACTCTGCTGGTGGGAGACGGCCGCGGCCAGCGCGCGCGCGCGCTCGCCGCCGCCACCTCCACCGCTGAGCCCACATGGTCTGCTCTGCCCCTGACCACACAAACCAAACAGGCCACCTACCCATCAGAGGCCATCTCGAGCCTCCTGCACCGTCGTCACACGGAGTAACGGCACCGACATGCCTACATCTCACAACACGCTAACTAAACCTGATCGTGATATGGTGAGACAAAAAAAAAACCTTATCACAAACTACAGACTAATGCATTTAGGTCATCCGTGCGCAATCCGTGTTAAAAAAACTTAGAATAAATTACAAATCAACGGATTCGGGTCATGTATGTGCCATCTAGAATAAACATCTACAAATGATCTTGCTCATTAATGTATATCATAATCACACGCACACTACACTTGCAATAGCACACTATCAACAATCACAGCAGGTAACTTGCTCTGAACGTGCGTTGTCAATTCGTACTTAACGAACAGACTGACTTTCGAGTCGTAGGTAAATATCCCATTCACAAACCAGCCGCTTTATAATATGCATGCAAACATTTTAAAATAATCATACAAATCAGCCTGCGGGTATGTGCAACCGCAAAAGATGATGCATTGAAGAGATAAGCAAACCTCAAATTAAATGTAATGAACCTGTTAATGATGCACAGAATATATACCTCATTCAGTAATTAATGCTTTCCCCAAGCGCACACCAACCTGCCTGTATTATCCATAACCTACTACCTCATAGTTATACATATAGTATATAATAtcagtcatagagctttacagcacaaaaagatgcCCTTCAGTCCATAGTATCTGTGCTGTCGATCAAACACCTGTCTAATCTCATTCCATTTCCCATCACTTGGTCCTTAGCtttgtatgctatggcgtttcaagtgctcatttaaatacttcttaaatgttttgagggttcctgtctctaccaccctttcaggtagtgagttccaaattcccaccaccctctgcgtgaaaacgtTTTCCcagtcccctctaaatctcctgcaccttaacgtaaatctatgccccctggttattgacccctctattgaggataaaagtttcttcctatctaccctatctatagctcccataattttgtacaccttgatgaggtccccccccccccccccccctcacccccctcaccccctcacccttctctgttctcaggaaaataaccccagcctaaccagcctcccttcatagctgaaatgctccagcccaggaaacacactggtgaatctcctctgcactctttctagtgcaatcacttccttcctatagtgtggtgagtggaactacacacagtactctcgctgtggcctaactagccttttatacaactccatcataacctccctgctcttatattctatggctAGGCTAATGAAggtaagtatcccatatgcctttttaaccaccttatctacctgtcctgctgccttcaggaatctttggacatgcaccccaaggtccctctgaccctttgtacttcctagtgtcctactattcattgtatattcccttggctTGTTAGttttcccaaaatgcatcacctcacacttttcagggttaaattccatttgccactgttctgcccatctgaccagcctgcctatatcatcctgtaatctaaggtttTCCTCCTCGCAATCTACCACAGCACCAATTTTTGCGTCATCTGCGAAATTACTGACCATACGCCTCACATTCATGTCTAGATCATcagtgtacactacaaacagcaagcgacccaacactgatccctgtgttacaccattggacacaggcttccagtcacaaaatcaACTTTCAACcattaccctctgcctcctgccactaagccaattttagacccaatttgccaaattgctctggatcccatggactcttacCTTCTTAACAAGTCTCCCATCTGGGACCTTGTCGAAaaccttattgaagtccatgtagagaACAGCCCTGTCATGACTCAGATCCAAACCGGGATTGTTGTGGCCACAATTCAGAGTGCCAACCACTATTCAATTGCGGTGCCACACAAATTGCTACCGCAGTTGTTATTTATGTTAATACATTATGGTTTAGATTCATATATATTGCATTGATTAAAAGCTTCTCAAGTGATCAAAGTCGCTTTAAAACATTTCCAGACAATGATATAATATTTGTTGAGCCACTAACAGCCTGCAGCATTTAATGCAACAATTATAATTTTGCTTTTAAATtgtcttttaaaattatttttatacgATATCCTGATGTAGTACAAGTTGCAGCAGTTAAAGGTTTAGTCGTGCCAGATATTTCATGTCAGTTATTTAAAATACATAGGAGCTTCTTGTTTGTGGTAAGAAATGTCGATTCCAAAATTATTGCAGGTAAGCATTTATCCAACAATATTCTCCTGATATAAGTGAAAATAGTTGATCCTTATTTAATGAAATGTTTGTACactaattttatagaaaatattgaGTAATTTTAAGGCAATACACAATGTTCTTCCTTATACTTGCTGAATTGTTCAATCAGCTAGCCCATAGGCATTGCACTAATTCTCTGTGCAGTGTTGCAAATGCCTCTTTCATTCTCACCTCCTCAACAAGTGCATGGAACTTGTATACTTCTTTACCATAGAAATGGAGACTAttcaatcagctgcctctgctccTTCCTACCAACTCTGCCCACAAGTCAAATCTTCCACTCAACCTGttgccctccccacccaccccaccccaaacctctaTCATCTCCCCAAGCTCATCTCAACATGGCACACACTTCTTTCAACCCCATCCCCATTGCTGGCCCTCACACCAAACAACATTCTGAATGGTTCACCTCCTCAGGCACCATCCCCCAAACCATCACCTTTCTCTTCAAATAAATTGTCTCTCAACCCCAATGTCTTGCAAACTACTCCAAACTCACTTTCCTCCTCAAATTCTGTGAGCTTCTCAGTTCCCAGATTCTTGCTCAACTTTCTCGTCATTCCCCATTTAAAACCCTCCAATCAGTTTTCCCTGTTTTCCATAACGTAGAAAATGGCCCGAACCAAAATCATGGACAATGTTCACTGTGACCGTTACTATTATTGCTCAACTTCGCCACAGAGTTTGACACAGCCGACCACATCATTCTCCTCCAAAACCTAGTTGTCATTGTCCAGCTCAATGGGACTGTCTTTTTTTGGTTGGTGTCAGTCGTAGTTCAGTGATATCATGCTGATCACCTCAGAAGATTCtgggttcaagccccattccaggaacatgagcacataatccagactggcactttaATGTAGAAGAAGGAAATGTTGCACTGCTGGAAGAGCCATTTTTTGGATTACATTAAATCAAGGTCCTAGCTCCCCTCTCTGGTAGATCTGAGAATACTACAGTCCTATTCAAAGaataggaggtcttgtggcacagtgggtagcatccctgcctctgagccagaagcttcgGGTTTGAGTCCcaacccaggacttgatggccaaggaaggtacgtTTAGAACATTGCCAAACGGGTtgggtgtcaacctgcaaatccttccaatgtgCCAATGGTTGGcaggaagagtgggagagactcctgatcaGCCATGCTTGAGgcagagtggtgcccctcaagctataagtatctggtgacagactagcaacctgttccagctatggaaacagacagaaGTTTGCCTTAATGCAACATTAGGtgagggaagagaattggaatagcATTCAAGGAATAGCAGAGGGGATTCCaaggtgtcctgaccaatatttaaccCGTAACCAACACTTGAAGCAGATGGCATTTACATGGTCCATCTGCAATTCTTCTATTCCTTGAACACAAGGCACATGATTTAAGGGCAGGACTAGACCAAATGACTGCTCCAGCCCACTCCGCCAATCAATATGACAATGGCTGATCCTGAGCTTCGACTTTgttttcccacccactccccatattccttgattccctgCAAAACTGAAAATcaatctatcccagccttaaatgtattcaatgatggagcatccacaacaggtgggggcagggaattccaaaggttcacaacccttttgagtgaagtaatttctcctaatctcagtcctaaatgattggggtcttatcctgagactgtaccaTGTTTTCCACGAACAAtgggaacaatctctcagtgtccacATTTACAAGcctcttcagaatcttgtatgtttcaatgggatcacctctcGGTTATtttaaactccaaagaatatagacccaatttattcagcctcttatCACAGGACATTCCCCTATTTCCAAGGTCCAATTTAGTGACATTCACTATACCACCTCCAAAGCAAGtactccttccttaaatatggagatcaaaactgcacacagtattccagttatggtctcaccaaatccctgtacaattgtagcaagacttctttagtCATACATTCTAATTCCTTTACAAGTaaaccaacatgccatttgccttcccaattacctgccgaGTTGCTCCTACATGCTAACTTTCTGTTGTCTCAATTTCTGCAGAAAGGCTATCTTTAAATATTCACTGCAGGCCCACTGATTCCTACAGCTATCTTGACTACAATTGCTTCCTCTCTGCTTCATATATGGGCTTTATTCCATTGTCCCAGATTTTCCATTTTGATTGCATCTGCCCTGACAATGCCATCTTCCACACAAGTGCTTCCAATACATCTTTCTTTTCCCTCAACTGAAGCTACCCCTACACTGTGTTTAACAGGGCCCTCAACATGTTCCATTTCCTACACTTCTGTGCTAAGCCTTCCCTCTCCCATGCACAGCTATGATAGGGTGTCCTTACGTGCAACAACTAACCCACCAACGTCCAGATTGTCTGCCATCTGCAGCCTGCTGCCACCATCAAATGCATCATCTTCTCTATTATCctttcagcattctgaagggaTTGTTCCCTCTGCAACACCTTGGTCCACTCCTCAATCATCCCCAACATCACATCCCCTACCCAAAATACTTTCCCATGTAGTGCAGGAAATGCATTACCTCCCTTTCtacctcctccctccccactgcaaAGGATCCTTCCAGGTGAAACAGCCATTTACTTGCACTTTTAATTTAGTTTAGCTGCTTATGATGCAGTTCGCTGTCCATGAGGAAGACCAAACAAAGATTGCTTGACTGTTTTGTGTGACATCTCTGTTCAGTTTGCAAGCATGATGCTGAGCTTCCAGTCCCTTGTTATTTTAAATCTCTGCGACATTCCAACTCTGACCCCTCTGTGCTTGGACCCCTGCATTGTTCCAATGAAGTTTAGTGTAAGTTCAAGGTGTAACAATATGTGTAatgtaaggaatacaaagggtcAACAGTATGATGTTAATagttctcaccaccagatggagatgaggagcagTCGTAACAATATCATGTGACTCCTCAGATTCTGAGAGAAGGTGTTTCGGCGTGAGATAGATTAGTTGCATAGTATAGAGTTCTGTAGTAAGAGATATATAGTTTTATTTAATAACATATTCCTTGTTGACTGGTTAGAATCTtgatttagtagtgtaaataaatcagctttgctcAATAACTCAGCTTGATGTTTTTCGTTAACACTACGTACTCAAGACATGCTGATAGacacaacagagaacatcacatggtaccaagTGTGGTCACCAAGGTAGTTTAGTTATATttagagagagaaaagaaaaaaaatcttGACAAAAAAAAACTTGCGAAgatcaaaaaaaaaaatctcatccaGACTCCGATCGCAACGACATCGTTGAAGCCAGTCGCATCAAACAGCAAAGCCCAATCGAAGCTTCATGGAGCATGTGAAGAAATAAAAAGAAATGAAATGCTGTGTGAAGGATTGCAAAGGCAACAAAAAGTAACGCTAGAAAATCCTATTAAAATGTGCTGTGTGAGTGAACTCACTACCAAAATATTCAGCCAGGAATCTGGCATGAAAGTGCACAACGTGGCTAATGCAATTGAAGCTGTGGCGCACTCGAAAAAGCAGCGTGCtactgatggtggccattttgcacaTGACGTAACCAGCATCGTGACGTGCAAACGTTGTGGCCACGTTCACCCAGAGCAAAAATGCCCTGCCTTCGGTAAAGTGTGCGCCAAATGTCGCAGGCAGAATCATTTTGCTGCGCAGTGCGGCACAGTAACAAAATTGCCTCAGTTTACGAGAAGAAGTTCAGTTAATGAAAACAAAACTGTACAAAGTGTTAATGAGGATAAAAGTGCACTACAAGTGATTGCACCTAACATTGTTCCAGACATGTATGACCTGGAAGATAGATTCTTTGTGGGAATAGTAGAAAAGGTTGATACTACTTTATTGAATCTCGTGTGGCAAAATTGCAATCTCTTACAGAGCGCGTTATCATGGAGTCTCTCTAtagtcctctggaactacacctagcatgactgttcacctgtatgtcttactaccatctcctgCAACCTTCTGGTaacggccggatgtgtctcccttgtTGTAGGAGTTCTTGGTCACATGACCatagtcttgagaccgcatggtgtgtctgcaccgtcACCTACTagttggaggttgcacaccatccatctatgatattgcttacaggcatatcaccacatcgctCACTTGGGGTGAGCCTTTTCTGGTGATTGAGGGGGGGAAGAATTCTGTAGGGTTGTCTTAAGATCGTGGTGCCCTTTAAAAATGGGGGGCCTTTGGTGACCTCATGGTGGAGTGTCGCTCACTTGGGGAGGGCCTTTTCTGGTGATTGTGGGGGGCGTGGAGAGATCTGGAGGGGTGTCTTAAGCgtagggcaccctttaaaaacacGCCCCGTTCTTTGAGGAGCCAGCTTTGCCGCGTCTTTAGGTTTTGTATACCTTATTCACTGCACGAATCATCCCAACCTCCAAATAAATGCCTGAGTGTAGGTGCATTGCAATCTGGATCGCACCGACCCACCTGGCAGGAATCGCACCTCTTTTCCCGCCagataccacacttagaaatcgttTGGGAGAAATGCACCATTTATTTTTTTCTGTCTTTCCACTCTCACCAATCTGAGCAATATGAGTATCTCAAGCAAAGGCTCCTCTTCCCACACCTGCATCATCATCTCCATCCTTGTCCTGTTCCTCATCTACACGCCATTCTTTGACTACATCACAGCAGACATGGGATCAATTTCTATATGTATGCAGATGACATTCAGTTTATTCCTCCATCGTCTCCCTTGAAATATAAAGCATCTGTTTGTTGTCAGATTGACTGACATCCCATCTGAATTTCCTCCAGCTAAATGCTGTTCGCTGCCTCCCACCACCACCCTTGTAAACTTGTTACCAACTCCATTACCCTCCCCAGGCCCAGACTCTGACTGAACATGACTGTTCACAACCTTAAAGTCCTAATCCAACCCAGCATTGATCTTCAGTCCCCATTTTTGCTCCCGCATTAGACTGTATAATTTCATCAGTGTAAAATTGTCCACCACAGTCTCAGCAAATCTTCTGCAGGATCACTCATCCATTTCTTTCTTCTTTACAAATTCAACTATTCAAATGTTCCCCTGACCAGCCTCATATCCGACACAACCTGTCAGCTTTGGCTCACGCAGAACTCAGTTGACCATATCCTATTTGTGAGTAAACTGGTACTTTGCAACCTGTTGACTGCATTGATAGTGGTTTCAAAGCCTATAAAAGAGCCCCAAACTGAAACATAatatacacacgactgcgtggcaaaattcagttccaactccatctatacgtttgctgatgacaataccatagtgggtcggatctcaaacaatgatgagtcagagaacaagagggagatagagaacctattggcatagtgcaatgacaacaatctgttGGGTTAAAATATTCACAAGTAGACCTTAACGTGagcaaaagaagcaatttattgttgCAAAGCCCAGGGATAAAGGTCCTAGACCCCACGGTCTTGTCGGCACACATTCTCTCAGAGCTGTAGCTTATACTGGGTCAATATACACTTTGAAAagcagaattagtttgcattctcatttacatacagccaatcaattCACTTAGTATCGCAGTTCACTCCATATATAGTTATTCAATTCTTTACACAGTATGTTACATTCGTCCA
This genomic window from Scyliorhinus torazame isolate Kashiwa2021f chromosome 2, sScyTor2.1, whole genome shotgun sequence contains:
- the cfl2 gene encoding cofilin-2 isoform X1 gives rise to the protein MASGVTVHDEVIKVFNDMKVRKSSSPEEVKKRKKAILFCLSDDKKQIIVEAAKEILVGEIGETVQDPYTSFVQLLPQTDCRYALYDATYETKESKKEDLVFIFWAPERASLKSKMIYASSKDAIKRKFTGIKHEWQVNGLDEIQDRITLAEKLGGNVVVSLEGISLHYGN
- the cfl2 gene encoding cofilin-2 isoform X2 — its product is MKVRKSSSPEEVKKRKKAILFCLSDDKKQIIVEAAKEILVGEIGETVQDPYTSFVQLLPQTDCRYALYDATYETKESKKEDLVFIFWAPERASLKSKMIYASSKDAIKRKFTGIKHEWQVNGLDEIQDRITLAEKLGGNVVVSLEGISLHYGN